Below is a genomic region from Actinomadura sp. NAK00032.
GGTCAGCTGCTCCAGGTAGACGACGTCGTCCAGGTCGTATTCGGCGAACCGGACGATCGTGATGGGTCCGCCGAGGGCGAGGTGCCCGCCGGCGGAGAACGGCAGCACCTGCAGCCGCACGTTGGGCATGGCCTCCGACACGGTGATCAGGTGCTCGATCTGGGCGCGCATGGTGTCCGGCCCGCCGATGGGTCTGCGCAGCGCGGCCTCGTCGAGGATCGCCCACAGCGTCGTCGCGCTGAGCGGGCGGTGCAGGATCTCCTGCCTGGCAATCCGCATGCTGAGCCGCCGTTCGAGACCGTCGTACGGGGCGTCGTGGTGTTCGAGGCCGATGATGGCGCGCGCGTAGTCCGGGGTCTGTAAGAGTCCGGGGATGTACTGCACCTCGTAGCTGCGGATCGTCGCCGCCGACTGCTCCAGCCCGAGGTACTGCTCGAACCAGCTCGGCAGGACGTCGCCGTAGCTCTGCCACCAGCCGGGCTTCTTCGCCTCCCGGACGAGGTGGACGAAGCCCGCGCGCTCGTCCTCGTCGTGGACGCCGTACAGGTCGAGCAGGTCGAGGACGTCCCGGACCTTGAAGCCGTGGCGTCCCAGTTCGAGCCGGCTCATCTTGGACGCCGACGAGCGGATCGCGTCCCCCGCCTCGGCCCGTCCGATGCCCTTGTCCTCCCGCATCCGCCGGAGCCGCGCCCCGATCTGCATGCGCAGGGCGGTCGGTCCCGCCTGCCGATTGTCCAGCACAAGATCTCCAGAGGTCTCGTACGTCCTGACAACCCTCGGAGGGTCTCACAGGCGCCGACGGGCGTGCAGGAAACCTGCGGACAGAGGTATGTAACTCAGGGGGCCCATGGCCTGGGCATACAGGACCATTTCCGGTGCAACGTCATCGCGTCGGAACCAGCAGGTCAAGGTCGCCGCGCGGCACCCGCGCCCGCTCGGCGACCCGGTCGCGGTCGGTGCCGGCCTGCCCGACGATCTCGATCGCGCGGGTCAGCATCGTGGGCTGTTCGAGCGGCCGCGCCGGCCCGGGCTCGTGCCGCCGCCAGCCCCGCGAGCTCATCGCGCTCATCGCGTTGCGGTACGCGGTCTCCTGCATGATGCCGAGCGTGCGGGCCCGGTAGAGGAGCGCCGCCAGGCTGACGCCCCACGTCGCCTTCAGGCGGCCGAGGCGGTCCCAGTCGGCGGTGCCGGGCAGTTGGCCCGCGATGTCCTGCTCCGGCATGAGGAACTCGGCGGCGAACCGGTGCGCCTGGTCTTCGACGACCTTCTCCCCGGGTTCGGCGTCGGCGTGCATCACCAGGTGCCCCAGCTCGTGGGCGGCGTCGAACCGGTTGCGCCAGTAGTCGCCCTTGGCCGGGTTGAAGAAGACCATCGGCCTCGGGTGCACGCCCACACTGAACGCGTCGACGCGCTCCGCCGCCCGCGGCAGGACGAGGACGATCACACCGTGCTTCTCCAGGAGCCGGACGACGTGCGGCACCGGCCCCGCCTGCTCCAGCAGGGCCTTGCGGGTCAGCCGCGCCGCCTCGACGGGACCCGGCCCGGCGATCTCGTCCGGCGACACCGGGTATTCGGGCAGGTCGACTTCGGGGAAGTCGACGAGGTCTTCGAGAGCGGCGACGACGTCCGTCGCGATGCGCCCGTAGGCGAGGGCCTGGTCGCGCTCGATCTGGCTGGTCGACCGGAGCGACCGGAAATGCGCGCCGTCCAAAGAGACGGGACTGCGCCCGCCATGGAAGAACGCGACCGGGACGCCGAGCGCGATGGCGAGCCGTTTCAGCGTCATCTCGTCCGGCCGCTGGACTCCCGCCTCGTACCGCCCGATCGCTTTCGGCGTCGTCCCCACGGCGTCCGCGAGCTGGTTCTTGCGCAGTCCCCTGAGCCGCCGGGCCAGCGTCAGCCGCTCGCAGTCGAACAGCACCCTGCGCCACCCTTTGCTAAGCCGTCTTCGTCTCCCCGCGAAGCCGCATGGGGACGTCTTCCTGATCGTCCCGATCGTCCCAGAGCGGCAACGTTCGCTCGACGAGCTTACGACGTGGATCGGGCCCGAGGGTGTCGTCCACCTGCTTCACCCAGTGCCAGGCCGTGCCGCCGTCGGCGTTCCACCTGGGGCGGCCCAGGAAGAGCTCCATTTCGAGGGGTTCCTCGCTCGCACTGTGCGCGAGTACCAATGTCACGACGCCGGGCGTGTCGTGAACGTCGAGCCCGAGTGGCAGCGCCAACTGGGGGTCTTCGACATATCCCTGCCGTGCGACGGCCTGCTTGGTGGGGCTGGCCCGGTCCCACCGGATCGCCCGGACGTGGCCGAACTCGTG
It encodes:
- a CDS encoding helix-turn-helix transcriptional regulator, whose amino-acid sequence is MLDNRQAGPTALRMQIGARLRRMREDKGIGRAEAGDAIRSSASKMSRLELGRHGFKVRDVLDLLDLYGVHDEDERAGFVHLVREAKKPGWWQSYGDVLPSWFEQYLGLEQSAATIRSYEVQYIPGLLQTPDYARAIIGLEHHDAPYDGLERRLSMRIARQEILHRPLSATTLWAILDEAALRRPIGGPDTMRAQIEHLITVSEAMPNVRLQVLPFSAGGHLALGGPITIVRFAEYDLDDVVYLEQLTGARYPEGGEAAQYQKIMDLLAIRAARPARTTTFLKDLLNDF
- a CDS encoding ImmA/IrrE family metallo-endopeptidase; the encoded protein is MLFDCERLTLARRLRGLRKNQLADAVGTTPKAIGRYEAGVQRPDEMTLKRLAIALGVPVAFFHGGRSPVSLDGAHFRSLRSTSQIERDQALAYGRIATDVVAALEDLVDFPEVDLPEYPVSPDEIAGPGPVEAARLTRKALLEQAGPVPHVVRLLEKHGVIVLVLPRAAERVDAFSVGVHPRPMVFFNPAKGDYWRNRFDAAHELGHLVMHADAEPGEKVVEDQAHRFAAEFLMPEQDIAGQLPGTADWDRLGRLKATWGVSLAALLYRARTLGIMQETAYRNAMSAMSSRGWRRHEPGPARPLEQPTMLTRAIEIVGQAGTDRDRVAERARVPRGDLDLLVPTR